In Candidatus Poribacteria bacterium, one DNA window encodes the following:
- a CDS encoding sugar phosphate isomerase/epimerase, whose amino-acid sequence MKLGVSTYSYWHFKSERVPIEHVIEEAARLELNGVEILHQQMASEANPYLQKLKRLAFIHGLDLYALSIHQGFVSPDEATRQKNINHTIHCIRLAHELGIPAIRLNSGRWGTVPSFNELMKTEGQEPTLPGHTEDEAFEWVIASIEKCLPDAEKYGVVLGLENHWGLTCTPEGVNRIVSAIDSEWLKVTMDCGNFLSDPYQKLEQIADEAVLVHAKTYYGGGEWYTLELDYAKIINILRNAGFQGYISIEFEGKAHANIGVPQSVAMLRDALP is encoded by the coding sequence ATGAAACTCGGTGTATCCACTTACTCCTATTGGCATTTCAAGTCTGAACGCGTTCCCATTGAGCACGTCATTGAGGAAGCCGCGCGGCTTGAACTCAATGGCGTTGAAATCCTACATCAACAGATGGCATCGGAAGCGAATCCGTATCTTCAGAAACTCAAACGGCTCGCTTTCATTCATGGACTCGATCTCTACGCACTCTCCATCCATCAAGGCTTCGTCTCGCCAGACGAGGCAACACGACAAAAAAACATCAATCATACCATCCATTGCATCCGATTAGCACACGAACTCGGTATCCCGGCGATTCGCCTCAACTCAGGACGGTGGGGCACCGTCCCTTCCTTCAATGAACTGATGAAAACTGAAGGGCAAGAACCGACACTTCCCGGACACACAGAAGATGAGGCATTTGAATGGGTCATCGCCTCCATCGAAAAATGTCTTCCAGATGCCGAAAAATATGGGGTCGTCCTCGGACTCGAAAACCACTGGGGATTAACATGCACACCTGAAGGGGTCAATCGTATCGTTTCTGCCATTGATTCAGAATGGTTGAAGGTGACAATGGACTGTGGTAATTTCCTCTCAGATCCATACCAAAAACTGGAACAGATCGCCGATGAAGCGGTGCTTGTTCACGCCAAAACCTATTACGGCGGTGGTGAATGGTATACATTAGAGTTGGACTATGCTAAAATAATCAACATTCTAAGAAATGCTGGATTTCAGGGATACATATCCATTGAATTTGAAGGGAAGGCGCATGCAAATATCGGGGTTCCACAGAGTGTGGCGATGCTCCGCGATGCCCTCCCCTGA
- a CDS encoding TlpA disulfide reductase family protein yields the protein MLNTHFVNVWVLLRELPELQAGTKGASAAALATKLRQHYTDSVDILTLTPDLEVLGHLHNMSLFHPYYLPRSERIPRYLELLKSSAGVEVAAQKPSKKPNEANIEKSIADLEARLQQHPDNESFFYIYRILIRLYIKAGRENDIDQLIERFKIFFNPKSLIAEIHEELGNTELAMEYRSKVTPPLALLGKPVPNFSATDLDGKPISLQQHRGKVVLLDFWAVWNSFCISDILNVKRIYDTYKDQGFAVIGISLDTDETKLRNYLKENDIRWQQIYSGKERQCPLVKQHNVKSIPARWLIDRDGTLIAHEANHKLISREGRQANLEKLVAAAGSDKPKNQ from the coding sequence TTGCTCAACACGCACTTTGTGAATGTTTGGGTTTTGCTTAGAGAGTTACCTGAGCTGCAGGCGGGCACTAAAGGGGCATCAGCTGCTGCCTTGGCAACGAAACTCCGACAACATTACACCGATTCTGTGGACATTCTGACACTGACCCCCGACTTGGAAGTGCTCGGACATCTACACAATATGAGTCTGTTTCATCCGTACTACCTGCCTCGTAGTGAGCGGATACCTCGGTATTTAGAACTGTTAAAGTCGTCTGCGGGGGTGGAAGTTGCGGCACAAAAGCCGAGCAAAAAACCCAACGAGGCAAACATTGAAAAATCTATCGCCGATTTGGAAGCGCGGCTTCAGCAACACCCAGATAATGAAAGTTTTTTCTATATCTACCGCATACTTATTCGTCTCTATATTAAAGCTGGACGGGAAAACGACATAGATCAACTTATTGAGCGTTTCAAAATTTTCTTCAACCCTAAAAGCCTTATTGCTGAGATTCATGAAGAATTAGGCAACACCGAACTCGCAATGGAATACCGCAGCAAGGTTACGCCTCCGTTGGCGTTGCTTGGAAAACCTGTTCCCAATTTTTCCGCAACAGACCTTGATGGCAAACCGATTTCGCTCCAGCAACATCGCGGGAAAGTCGTCTTACTCGATTTTTGGGCGGTTTGGAACAGTTTCTGCATCAGTGATATACTGAATGTCAAAAGGATTTACGACACCTATAAAGACCAGGGATTTGCGGTCATTGGGATTAGCCTCGACACGGATGAAACGAAGCTCCGAAACTACCTCAAGGAAAACGACATCCGCTGGCAGCAAATTTACAGTGGGAAAGAACGACAGTGTCCGCTTGTGAAACAGCATAACGTTAAATCTATTCCAGCCCGGTGGCTTATTGATAGAGATGGTACGTTGATCGCCCATGAAGCCAACCATAAGTTGATCTCTCGCGAAGGTAGACAGGCGAATTTAGAGAAGTTGGTGGCAGCGGCGGGGTCGGATAAACCTAAGAACCAATAG
- a CDS encoding redoxin domain-containing protein, whose protein sequence is MKAILTVAMILSLLMASANADTPAEKPSEDLTEAQSQKNIEICTQNLVAIGKAVEAYKKEHGDFPEWLSELHPKYLPDANLLLCPADELGGKPIFTSNADPKMPVSYGYQFHPEYRAMKSEERVVYGDVIPLARCRHHKNQAFTVLNLSFAFKVFWSSGVYTSEEIYGSPEAAITALEETLERHPDDPRFFEIYPRLISLYTKVGNEQSANAIVERLKSYKTTDIDYYRMLFEVLARAERYEEMLEIFKEAEQQLPDAQPIHARLAYIYRRLGNTELADVYDRKADPKYELWGKSVPDFSAIDLDGNPISLQDYRGKVVLLDFWAVWCGPCIAEMSNVKKVYDTYKDQDFDIIGVSLDDEEPKLRDYIKENNIQWRQIFDRARGEDSLVRQYGIRGIPAPWLIDRDGKLISHKARGEDLERLVVEALKDKPEDR, encoded by the coding sequence ATGAAAGCAATTTTGACTGTAGCGATGATCCTGAGTTTACTAATGGCTTCTGCGAACGCAGATACACCTGCAGAAAAGCCGAGTGAAGATCTCACCGAGGCACAGAGCCAGAAAAACATTGAAATCTGCACACAAAATTTGGTTGCAATTGGCAAGGCGGTTGAAGCCTATAAGAAAGAACACGGCGATTTTCCAGAGTGGCTATCGGAACTGCATCCGAAGTATTTGCCAGATGCGAATCTCTTGCTGTGTCCGGCAGATGAATTGGGTGGCAAACCAATCTTTACAAGCAACGCGGACCCGAAAATGCCGGTAAGTTATGGGTACCAGTTTCACCCTGAATATAGAGCAATGAAAAGTGAAGAACGTGTAGTGTATGGGGACGTTATACCCCTGGCTCGTTGTCGGCATCATAAGAATCAAGCGTTTACGGTTCTAAACTTGAGTTTCGCTTTTAAAGTATTTTGGTCATCGGGTGTGTACACATCGGAAGAGATATATGGTAGTCCCGAAGCAGCTATCACTGCTCTTGAAGAGACACTTGAACGACACCCAGATGACCCTCGTTTCTTTGAAATCTATCCGCGGCTTATCAGTCTCTATACTAAAGTAGGAAACGAACAATCTGCAAACGCCATCGTTGAGCGTCTCAAGTCATACAAGACAACAGACATTGATTATTATCGAATGCTATTCGAAGTGCTTGCGAGAGCCGAGCGATATGAGGAAATGCTTGAGATTTTTAAGGAGGCGGAGCAGCAGCTTCCTGATGCACAACCTATCCATGCGAGACTTGCCTACATCTATAGGAGATTAGGAAATACTGAGCTTGCTGACGTGTATGACCGCAAGGCTGATCCTAAATATGAATTGTGGGGAAAATCGGTGCCTGACTTTTCCGCAATTGATCTCGATGGGAATCCGATCTCGTTGCAAGACTACCGCGGAAAAGTCGTTTTGCTCGATTTTTGGGCGGTTTGGTGTGGTCCGTGCATCGCAGAAATGTCCAACGTCAAGAAAGTCTACGATACCTATAAAGACCAAGATTTTGATATTATCGGGGTCAGTCTTGATGATGAGGAACCGAAACTGCGGGACTACATTAAGGAGAACAACATCCAATGGCGGCAAATTTTCGATAGAGCAAGGGGTGAAGATTCTCTGGTCCGGCAATACGGTATCCGTGGTATTCCAGCACCGTGGCTTATTGATAGAGATGGCAAATTAATTTCGCATAAAGCCAGAGGTGAAGATTTAGAACGGCTTGTGGTGGAAGCACTCAAGGATAAACCGGAAGACCGATAG
- a CDS encoding redoxin domain-containing protein: MMRFIETLYADPLLKFLVDTTMKSLVIFAVAGLFAFCLRRKSAAVRGFVWSMAIVGCLTVPLFSFVLPKWELGILPAEAPVSIAQSQLSPKPVSSIPITSIQPQPNSVTVQSGPLTTLHWTDWMAIIWAGAGLFLLIRLIVGIGAVWHISARGNNFSRAAEKCRSNWNQRTNVRLSNRITVPIVWGFLRPVILLPVDADQWQTERLRAVLLHELAHIKRWDWTMQMVAQVTCAVYWFNPFVWFAAHRMRIEAEQACDDQVLNAGYQSTKYAQLLLDITRNVKIAKVTARAAVAIARSSKIERRLRTVLAENLNRHPVKKVAAGIGLLIFIGFAVPMGTMRLTQAANTEEVLHQQIQGTSNSQPTPEELLSKSEAHSQASGLDQDEKHTEICTQNLLAIGKAIQAFQKEHNDFPQWLSDLHPKYLADANNLLCPADTKGGKPLFLINADPKMPVSYGYQFHTGYRERTRENLAIYGDVIPLARCRHHTNQSFACLNLSFSLKVYQSSNVWEQTPEEMYGTPEETIIALEAGLQQQQERQLDNHLAFHLYSSLVRLYIEVGRQEDANRLINRFKSAIKPDDLQAHFLLSRMLEMANRDEEVLAVFEKFEKRHPNNRYALAELARIHEEFGNSDLAAEYRQKADPMSELVGKVVPDFSATALDGKPISLQQYRGKVILLDFWGIWCGFCLAEMPNVKRVYNTYKDQGFDIIGVNLDTDETRLRNYLKENEIQWRQIFSGQKWKSPLVQQYHIRSIPAPWLIDRDGTLISREARGMKLERLVIEALKDKTANE; encoded by the coding sequence ATGATGCGATTCATTGAGACACTCTATGCAGACCCATTGCTGAAATTTCTCGTTGACACTACGATGAAAAGTTTGGTTATTTTCGCCGTTGCGGGTTTATTCGCATTTTGCCTTCGTCGTAAATCGGCGGCGGTGCGCGGTTTCGTTTGGAGCATGGCAATTGTCGGATGCCTCACCGTCCCACTGTTTTCTTTCGTGCTCCCGAAGTGGGAGCTCGGTATTCTACCGGCAGAAGCACCAGTTTCAATTGCACAGAGCCAATTGTCACCAAAGCCGGTATCGTCAATACCAATCACATCAATACAGCCTCAACCTAACTCTGTGACAGTTCAGAGCGGTCCCCTTACCACACTGCATTGGACAGACTGGATGGCGATAATCTGGGCAGGTGCTGGTTTGTTTCTTCTCATCCGTTTGATTGTTGGAATCGGTGCTGTCTGGCATATCTCTGCTCGTGGTAACAATTTTAGCCGTGCTGCCGAGAAGTGCCGATCCAATTGGAACCAACGAACAAATGTCCGTCTCAGCAATAGGATTACAGTACCAATAGTTTGGGGTTTCTTACGTCCTGTAATCTTGCTGCCGGTTGATGCGGATCAATGGCAAACCGAGCGACTTCGCGCTGTTCTCCTACACGAATTGGCACATATCAAACGATGGGATTGGACGATGCAGATGGTCGCACAGGTAACGTGTGCAGTCTACTGGTTTAATCCGTTCGTATGGTTTGCAGCACATCGGATGCGGATAGAAGCAGAACAAGCGTGCGACGACCAAGTACTAAACGCTGGGTATCAATCAACCAAGTACGCGCAACTTCTGCTTGATATTACACGCAATGTGAAAATAGCAAAGGTGACGGCGCGTGCGGCTGTCGCGATAGCACGCTCCTCCAAGATTGAAAGACGCCTCCGAACCGTTCTCGCTGAAAATCTAAATCGGCATCCGGTGAAAAAGGTTGCTGCCGGAATCGGACTGCTCATTTTCATCGGTTTCGCTGTCCCAATGGGAACGATGCGTTTAACACAAGCAGCGAACACAGAAGAGGTGCTGCACCAACAAATTCAGGGGACATCCAATTCGCAACCGACCCCAGAGGAATTGCTATCGAAATCTGAAGCACATTCACAAGCCTCAGGTTTGGACCAGGACGAGAAACACACTGAAATCTGCACCCAAAATTTGCTTGCGATTGGTAAGGCGATTCAAGCCTTCCAGAAAGAACACAACGATTTTCCCCAGTGGCTCTCAGATCTTCACCCGAAATACTTGGCAGATGCAAACAACCTACTTTGTCCGGCGGATACCAAAGGTGGCAAGCCACTTTTTCTTATCAACGCGGATCCGAAGATGCCTGTGAGTTATGGCTACCAGTTTCACACTGGGTATCGAGAAAGAACGCGGGAAAACCTCGCTATATATGGCGATGTCATACCACTCGCTCGTTGCCGACATCATACGAATCAATCGTTTGCTTGTCTAAACCTGAGTTTTTCCTTGAAGGTTTACCAGTCATCCAATGTCTGGGAACAGACACCGGAAGAGATGTATGGAACACCTGAAGAAACCATCATCGCCTTAGAAGCGGGCCTTCAACAACAACAGGAACGACAACTGGACAACCATCTTGCCTTTCATCTCTACTCTTCGCTTGTCCGTCTCTATATTGAAGTTGGACGGCAGGAAGATGCCAACAGACTTATTAATCGTTTCAAATCTGCTATAAAACCCGACGATCTTCAGGCACATTTTCTTCTCAGCAGGATGCTTGAGATGGCAAACAGGGATGAAGAAGTGCTTGCGGTTTTCGAGAAATTTGAGAAACGGCATCCAAACAATCGCTATGCCCTTGCGGAGCTCGCTCGAATCCATGAGGAATTCGGTAATTCCGATCTCGCCGCGGAATATCGGCAAAAGGCGGATCCGATGTCGGAACTTGTTGGGAAAGTTGTGCCTGACTTCTCTGCAACTGCCCTTGATGGAAAACCGATCTCGCTCCAACAATATCGCGGGAAAGTCATCTTACTCGACTTCTGGGGAATCTGGTGCGGTTTCTGCCTCGCGGAAATGCCAAACGTGAAACGGGTTTACAATACCTACAAAGACCAGGGATTTGACATCATCGGGGTTAACCTTGACACGGATGAAACGAGACTGCGAAACTACCTCAAGGAGAATGAAATCCAGTGGCGGCAAATTTTCAGCGGACAAAAATGGAAAAGTCCTCTTGTCCAACAGTATCATATTCGTTCCATTCCCGCACCGTGGCTTATTGATAGAGATGGCACACTCATCTCACGCGAAGCCAGAGGGATGAAGTTAGAACGACTTGTAATAGAAGCACTCAAGGATAAGACCGCGAATGAATAG
- a CDS encoding BlaI/MecI/CopY family transcriptional regulator: protein MEDYGTVKLSRRERQIMDIVYQHGRVSVADVLKDLPDPPTYSTVRALLGILEEKGYLIHEKDGKRYIYRPTQPRHLVGRSALKQIFQTFFDKSIEKTVIALVSEVDLSDEELDRLSQLIEQAKKGGTSS from the coding sequence ATGGAAGACTACGGGACCGTCAAACTGAGTCGCCGGGAACGGCAAATCATGGATATCGTCTATCAACACGGTCGCGTTTCCGTTGCCGATGTGCTCAAAGATCTCCCGGATCCGCCAACCTACTCTACAGTTCGGGCACTGTTGGGAATCTTGGAGGAGAAGGGGTACCTCATCCACGAAAAAGATGGCAAACGTTATATCTATCGTCCAACGCAACCCCGCCATCTTGTAGGACGTTCCGCGCTCAAACAGATTTTTCAGACTTTTTTTGATAAATCCATTGAGAAAACGGTTATAGCACTGGTTTCCGAAGTTGACCTCTCGGATGAGGAACTCGATCGTTTAAGCCAACTCATTGAACAAGCGAAAAAAGGAGGCACCTCGTCATGA
- a CDS encoding redoxin domain-containing protein — protein sequence MSDDKHQQDLVTQIKNYHRSGEFDKALEISNRVLKSDPPDLEAYDSRWRLIAEMFSEEVAKKRIVPEIETLLRTQPETSELLYTACWGYKKLPGRAKNVPNSLFDKMLQYPKTKLYLTALLGLAQRSEGTDQEWHYYQRIINECTVSDGPSSWYMMAYEKMLKLVEQDRDLASDDYIDELIDGLLKAHLFMCRETQQFLGWAYIEAVERRLKFNNRLDKALEILERAEIRLEEKEEQTWLVENNEGSVEGVHKDISRLRAEIHLQQGRWREAYDGLLANAPDFLESLWTRFKEDSINYFYMLGRSAEGIGEWEPARHYYANASFAPTPHTEGQVGLERVYQQMARGETTDTFEAFLKETEAEYRIREDADRENIRQKFITNRLNEKATDFRLETLEGETYTLSEMLGKVVLLDVGASWCGPCNMAVPQLKLIYEHFSKTKDFVIWGVNDGETPQQVRKSLDEHQPPWPVLLDPTREVAKAYKVRAIPKFIFIDRNGYWQYNFGSSNIIDGQPLIWLIEALLSD from the coding sequence ATGTCAGATGATAAGCATCAACAAGATTTGGTAACACAGATTAAGAACTACCACAGGTCCGGTGAATTCGATAAGGCTTTAGAGATCAGTAACCGCGTCCTAAAATCCGATCCGCCGGATTTGGAGGCTTACGATTCTCGATGGAGACTCATCGCCGAAATGTTTTCAGAAGAAGTCGCAAAGAAAAGGATTGTACCTGAAATCGAAACCTTACTGCGGACACAACCAGAAACCTCGGAGTTATTATACACTGCCTGCTGGGGATATAAGAAACTTCCCGGCCGTGCAAAGAATGTCCCAAACAGTTTGTTTGATAAGATGTTGCAATATCCTAAAACCAAACTTTACCTGACAGCACTGTTGGGATTAGCACAACGGAGCGAAGGCACGGATCAAGAGTGGCACTATTACCAACGCATCATTAATGAGTGCACCGTCTCAGATGGCCCATCTTCTTGGTATATGATGGCTTATGAAAAAATGCTGAAGTTAGTCGAGCAGGATCGCGATCTGGCAAGTGATGACTACATTGACGAACTTATTGACGGACTCCTGAAAGCACATCTTTTTATGTGCCGAGAGACACAGCAGTTCCTCGGTTGGGCTTATATTGAAGCGGTTGAACGGCGGTTGAAGTTTAACAATCGATTAGACAAAGCGTTGGAAATTTTAGAACGCGCTGAAATCAGATTAGAGGAGAAAGAGGAACAGACGTGGCTCGTCGAAAACAACGAAGGATCTGTCGAAGGAGTGCACAAGGACATCTCGCGTTTACGCGCTGAAATCCACCTTCAGCAGGGACGATGGCGAGAAGCATACGATGGACTTCTCGCAAACGCACCCGATTTTCTGGAATCCCTCTGGACAAGGTTTAAAGAGGATAGTATAAATTACTTCTATATGTTGGGCCGGTCGGCAGAAGGAATTGGAGAATGGGAACCAGCACGGCATTACTACGCCAATGCCTCCTTCGCGCCTACACCTCATACCGAAGGTCAGGTGGGATTGGAACGTGTTTATCAGCAAATGGCGCGAGGAGAAACCACCGATACGTTTGAGGCATTCCTCAAAGAAACCGAAGCCGAATACCGGATCCGAGAAGATGCGGACCGCGAAAATATCCGTCAGAAATTTATCACGAACAGATTGAATGAGAAAGCAACGGATTTTCGGTTAGAAACTCTGGAAGGGGAGACCTACACACTATCAGAGATGTTAGGCAAGGTTGTTTTGCTGGATGTTGGGGCATCGTGGTGTGGACCGTGCAACATGGCAGTTCCTCAACTCAAACTCATCTACGAGCATTTTAGCAAGACCAAAGATTTCGTCATTTGGGGTGTCAATGATGGGGAAACCCCTCAACAAGTGCGGAAGTCTTTAGACGAACATCAGCCACCTTGGCCCGTTTTGCTTGATCCCACTCGGGAGGTAGCTAAGGCATATAAAGTCAGAGCCATTCCAAAATTTATTTTCATTGATAGAAACGGCTATTGGCAATACAACTTTGGTAGTTCAAATATCATAGATGGACAGCCGTTAATTTGGCTGATTGAAGCTCTTCTATCAGATTAG